A window from Leifsonia shinshuensis encodes these proteins:
- a CDS encoding 1-phosphofructokinase family hexose kinase has protein sequence MILTVTPNPALDLTYRLTALVPGETHRAAPPAVRAGGKGLNVARVIAQTGGAAFALTTAGGAPGVRLADELEASQLPSELLPVASPTRTSIALVDESAGETTVVNETGDPLTDAEWTALRDATRRLAVPATAIVGSGSLPPDAPDDIYADLVAVAADRGVPSVIDAIGRALILAAAAGADVVKPNRRELAETTGDDDPVTGARILLDAGAGLVLVSLGADGMLAVPRAGEPLHARLPQPLTGNATGAGDAAVAAVATLLASGTDDPERLLRRATAWSAAAVLAPLAGELHPSYPEFEARLVTT, from the coding sequence GTGATCCTGACCGTCACGCCGAATCCGGCGCTCGACCTCACCTACCGACTGACCGCGCTGGTGCCGGGCGAGACCCACCGCGCTGCTCCGCCCGCCGTGCGCGCGGGCGGCAAGGGCCTCAACGTGGCGCGCGTGATCGCGCAGACCGGGGGCGCCGCCTTCGCGCTGACGACCGCCGGGGGTGCGCCGGGCGTGCGCCTCGCCGACGAGCTGGAGGCGTCACAGCTGCCGTCCGAGCTGCTGCCCGTCGCGTCTCCGACCCGGACGAGCATCGCGCTGGTGGACGAGTCCGCGGGAGAGACGACGGTCGTCAACGAGACCGGTGATCCGCTCACCGACGCCGAGTGGACCGCGCTGCGGGATGCGACCCGGCGGCTGGCCGTGCCCGCCACCGCGATCGTCGGGTCCGGCAGCCTGCCGCCGGACGCGCCCGACGATATCTACGCCGACCTGGTCGCCGTCGCCGCGGACCGCGGGGTGCCGAGCGTCATCGACGCGATCGGGCGCGCGCTCATCCTGGCCGCGGCGGCCGGCGCCGATGTCGTGAAACCGAACCGGCGCGAACTGGCCGAGACCACCGGCGACGACGACCCGGTGACCGGTGCGCGCATCCTTCTCGACGCGGGCGCCGGGCTCGTGCTCGTCTCCCTCGGCGCCGACGGGATGCTCGCCGTGCCCCGCGCGGGAGAACCCCTGCACGCGCGCCTCCCCCAGCCGCTCACCGGCAATGCGACCGGGGCCGGAGATGCGGCCGTCGCAGCGGTGGCGACCCTGCTCGCCTCCGGGACCGACGACCCCGAGCGGCTGCTGCGCCGGGCGACCGCCTGGTCGGCCGCCGCCGTGCTCGCCCCGCTCGCTGGAGAGCTGCATCCCTCCTACCCGGAGTTCGAGGCGCGCCTCGTGACCACCTGA
- a CDS encoding class II fructose-bisphosphate aldolase: protein MPLVPTADLLHAAVGHRTGLAAFNVVLLETAEALVDAAEETGLPVILQISQNCVAYHGALEPIAEATLTLAHRSSAHVAVHLDHAEDAQLARRAVELGFGSVMFDGSALDYEHNVAATVGVVEYAHAHDVLVEAELGEIGGKDGAHAPGVRTDPGEARRFAEETGVDALAVAVGSSHAMTERTAALDLELIGRLRHAVPVPLVLHGSSGVADETIEQAIRAGITKVNVSTHLNRFFTDAIRSHLGAHPETVDPRKYVREGRAAVTAEAARLMTLFDVDGAGGTGGTETMHR from the coding sequence ATGCCCCTCGTCCCCACCGCCGACCTGCTGCACGCAGCGGTCGGCCACCGCACCGGTCTCGCGGCGTTCAACGTCGTGCTGCTGGAGACCGCGGAGGCGCTCGTCGACGCCGCCGAGGAGACCGGGCTGCCCGTCATCCTGCAGATCTCGCAGAACTGCGTCGCCTACCACGGCGCCCTGGAGCCGATCGCGGAGGCGACCCTCACGCTGGCGCACCGGTCGAGCGCGCACGTCGCCGTGCACCTCGACCACGCCGAGGACGCGCAGCTCGCCCGCCGTGCGGTCGAGCTGGGCTTCGGCTCGGTGATGTTCGACGGCTCCGCGCTCGACTACGAGCACAACGTCGCCGCGACCGTGGGCGTCGTCGAGTACGCCCACGCGCACGACGTGCTGGTGGAGGCGGAGCTCGGCGAGATCGGCGGGAAGGACGGCGCCCACGCCCCCGGCGTGCGCACCGACCCGGGCGAAGCGCGCCGGTTCGCCGAGGAGACCGGCGTCGACGCCCTCGCGGTCGCCGTCGGGAGCTCGCATGCGATGACCGAGCGCACGGCGGCGCTCGACCTCGAGCTCATCGGGCGTCTGCGACACGCCGTGCCGGTTCCGCTGGTGCTGCACGGCTCCAGCGGGGTGGCGGATGAGACGATCGAGCAGGCGATCCGCGCAGGGATCACCAAGGTCAACGTCTCCACCCACCTCAACCGGTTCTTCACCGATGCGATCCGGTCGCACCTCGGCGCGCATCCCGAGACGGTGGACCCGCGGAAGTACGTGCGGGAGGGACGGGCCGCGGTGACCGCCGAGGCGGCACGCCTGATGACCCTGTTCGACGTCGACGGCGCGGGCGGGACCGGCGGAACGGAGACGATGCACCGATGA
- a CDS encoding DeoR/GlpR family DNA-binding transcription regulator has product MNRAERLNAVLDLLAEAGQVEVDDIVAKLDVSAATARRDLDALASQQLLTRTRGGAIGQSVAYDLPIRYKREQHAPEKLRIAQAASALVPRGAVVGLCGGTTSTAVATVLSSRPDLMEPSPHPSLTVVTNAINIAAQLVMRPQIKTVVTGGVVHARSYELVGPYSDVVLEKITMDIAFIGVNGIDPLVGATVHDEGEASVNSLMARRATRAVVVADSSKIGRKAFATLGGPKLLTTLITDDGITDEQRTAFVEQGFEVIVA; this is encoded by the coding sequence ATGAACAGAGCGGAACGGCTGAACGCCGTGCTCGACCTGCTGGCCGAGGCCGGCCAGGTCGAGGTCGACGACATCGTCGCCAAGCTGGACGTGTCGGCGGCCACGGCACGGCGCGACCTGGACGCGCTGGCGTCGCAGCAGCTGCTCACCCGCACCCGCGGCGGGGCGATCGGGCAGTCGGTCGCCTACGACCTGCCGATCCGCTACAAGCGCGAGCAGCACGCCCCCGAGAAGCTGCGGATCGCACAGGCGGCGAGTGCCCTCGTGCCGCGCGGCGCGGTCGTCGGGCTGTGCGGCGGGACGACCAGCACGGCCGTCGCGACCGTGCTGAGCTCGCGGCCCGACCTCATGGAGCCGTCGCCGCATCCCAGCCTCACCGTCGTCACGAACGCGATCAACATCGCGGCCCAGCTGGTCATGCGGCCGCAGATCAAGACCGTCGTGACCGGCGGCGTGGTGCACGCGCGCTCGTACGAGCTCGTCGGGCCGTACAGCGACGTGGTGCTGGAGAAGATCACCATGGACATCGCCTTCATCGGCGTGAACGGCATCGACCCGTTGGTCGGCGCGACGGTGCACGACGAGGGCGAGGCGAGCGTCAACTCGCTGATGGCGCGCCGCGCGACCCGGGCCGTCGTGGTGGCCGACTCGTCCAAGATCGGGCGCAAGGCGTTCGCCACCCTCGGCGGCCCGAAGCTGCTGACCACGCTGATCACCGACGACGGGATCACCGACGAGCAGCGGACCGCGTTCGTCGAGCAGGGCTTCGAGGTGATCGTCGCGTGA
- the nagA gene encoding N-acetylglucosamine-6-phosphate deacetylase, translating to MSGDHVIHSARLVDGGTVVDDGWVRFAGGTIAATGTGDSWRRSPATTVTDAAGAWLTPGFVDIHVHGGGGASFDDGGEHIARALDLHRRHGTTRSVISLVTAPVASLAERLREVASLTRADPRILGAHLEGPFLDVGHKGAHDPALLRPATAADIETLLDAAGGTLRQITLAPELPGGMDAVRAFAAAGVAVAVGHTDADYDRTLAAFDAGASILTHAFNAMPGLHHRGPGPVAAAARTPGVTLEIVNDGVHVHPEMVRMAFAGAPGRMALVTDAMAAAGSDDGDYLLGSLEVEVRGGIARLAGGGSIAGSTLTLDDALRRAVQEVGIPLVDAVRAVSETPAAAIGRGHDLGRLRAGYAADAVLLDADLRVRQVWSAGEPVLR from the coding sequence GTGAGCGGCGACCACGTCATCCACTCGGCACGGCTGGTCGACGGCGGAACGGTGGTCGACGACGGCTGGGTGCGGTTCGCCGGCGGCACGATCGCCGCGACGGGGACCGGTGATTCCTGGCGGAGGTCGCCCGCGACGACGGTGACGGATGCCGCCGGCGCGTGGCTCACGCCCGGCTTCGTCGACATCCATGTCCACGGCGGAGGCGGTGCGAGCTTCGACGACGGCGGTGAGCACATCGCGCGGGCGCTCGACCTGCACCGCCGGCACGGGACCACCCGCTCGGTGATCTCGCTGGTCACCGCGCCGGTCGCCTCGCTCGCGGAGCGGCTGCGCGAGGTGGCCTCGCTGACCAGGGCCGACCCGCGCATCCTCGGCGCACATCTGGAGGGACCGTTCCTCGACGTCGGGCACAAGGGCGCGCACGACCCCGCACTGCTGCGCCCGGCGACCGCCGCCGACATCGAGACGCTGCTCGACGCGGCGGGCGGCACGCTTCGGCAGATCACGCTGGCACCCGAGCTGCCCGGAGGGATGGACGCGGTCCGCGCGTTCGCGGCGGCGGGCGTCGCCGTCGCGGTCGGCCACACGGACGCGGACTACGACCGGACGCTCGCGGCCTTCGACGCCGGGGCGAGCATCCTGACCCATGCTTTCAATGCGATGCCGGGCCTCCACCACCGCGGGCCCGGACCCGTCGCCGCCGCCGCACGCACGCCGGGCGTGACCCTCGAAATCGTCAACGACGGCGTGCACGTCCATCCTGAGATGGTCCGGATGGCGTTCGCGGGCGCGCCCGGCCGGATGGCGCTCGTCACCGACGCCATGGCCGCCGCCGGCTCCGACGACGGCGACTATCTGCTCGGCTCGCTGGAGGTCGAGGTGCGCGGCGGAATTGCGCGGCTCGCCGGCGGCGGCTCCATCGCGGGGTCGACGCTCACCCTCGACGACGCGCTGCGGCGCGCAGTGCAGGAGGTGGGCATCCCCCTCGTGGACGCCGTGCGCGCGGTCAGCGAGACGCCCGCCGCGGCGATCGGGCGCGGGCACGACCTCGGACGGCTGCGCGCCGGCTACGCCGCCGACGCCGTGCTGCTCGACGCGGACCTGCGGGTGCGGCAGGTGTGGTCGGCGGGCGAGCCCGTCCTCCGCTGA
- a CDS encoding MFS transporter, which produces MTATSTTPARTAPKFPWVGLIALASATFLSVTSEMIPTGLLPDMSASLGVSEAQVGLLVTVFAFTVVVTSTPLTALTRRWPRHGLLIGILVVLGVSNALTAIAPDYGFVVGSRILGGVAHGMFWSIVGAYAGHLVPKDQIGRAVSITLGGGTLAFVFGVPLGTFAGHLFGWRLSFAILAALMMVGALVIWKLLPAVERDSDGARRTRRDRTVPRPRDRTVPAVIMVCAIAAVTMVGHYAFYTFVVPFLTGPMGVPSGNVGALLFLYGIAGAGGLLLAGSVLGPRPQLGLILALAVTGVAVAALALVAGQIVAALIAFLLWGLAFGALPPLLQTRMLHTSSPAFRDTASALYTTSFNIGIGGGALVGALIFDLGGLMLLPWCYVGLLVVSIVLVLLVPRLSRA; this is translated from the coding sequence ATGACTGCCACTTCGACGACCCCGGCGCGCACCGCGCCGAAATTCCCCTGGGTGGGGCTGATCGCTCTCGCCTCCGCCACCTTCCTCTCCGTCACCAGCGAGATGATCCCGACCGGGCTGCTGCCGGACATGAGCGCCTCCCTCGGGGTGAGCGAGGCGCAGGTCGGCCTCCTCGTGACCGTGTTCGCGTTCACGGTCGTGGTCACGAGCACCCCGCTGACCGCGCTCACGCGACGCTGGCCGCGGCACGGCCTGCTGATCGGCATCCTGGTCGTCCTGGGCGTCTCCAACGCCCTCACCGCGATCGCACCCGACTACGGCTTCGTCGTCGGGTCGCGCATCCTCGGCGGGGTCGCGCACGGGATGTTCTGGTCGATCGTCGGCGCCTACGCCGGCCACCTCGTGCCGAAGGACCAGATCGGCCGCGCCGTCTCGATCACCCTGGGCGGCGGGACGCTCGCCTTCGTGTTCGGCGTCCCGCTCGGGACGTTCGCGGGTCACCTGTTCGGCTGGCGGCTGTCGTTCGCCATCCTCGCCGCCCTGATGATGGTGGGCGCGCTGGTGATCTGGAAGCTGCTGCCCGCGGTGGAGCGCGACTCGGACGGCGCCCGCCGCACCCGTCGCGACCGGACCGTTCCCCGGCCGCGCGACCGCACCGTCCCTGCCGTGATCATGGTCTGCGCCATCGCCGCGGTGACCATGGTCGGCCACTACGCCTTCTACACGTTCGTCGTGCCGTTCCTGACCGGGCCGATGGGCGTCCCTTCGGGCAACGTCGGGGCGCTGCTGTTCCTCTACGGCATCGCCGGCGCCGGCGGCCTGCTGCTCGCGGGCTCCGTGCTGGGGCCGCGCCCGCAGCTCGGCCTCATCCTCGCGCTCGCGGTGACCGGCGTCGCCGTGGCCGCCCTGGCGCTGGTGGCCGGGCAGATCGTCGCCGCGCTGATCGCCTTCCTGCTGTGGGGCCTCGCCTTCGGCGCGCTGCCGCCGCTGCTGCAGACCCGGATGCTGCACACGTCGTCGCCAGCGTTCCGCGACACCGCGAGCGCGCTCTACACGACCTCGTTCAACATCGGCATCGGCGGCGGAGCCCTGGTCGGGGCGCTGATCTTCGACCTCGGCGGGCTGATGCTGCTGCCGTGGTGCTACGTCGGCCTGCTGGTCGTGTCCATCGTGCTGGTCCTGCTCGTCCCGCGCCTGTCCCGCGCGTAG
- a CDS encoding isochorismatase family cysteine hydrolase, translating to MTDAGGPTLVVVDMQQVFGDPASPWFTPKFSEAEAVIAGMVPAFGDRVIFTRFVAPERPEGAWVPYYEQWPFALMPEDDPIYDLVLAFRDTGHPVVTETTFGKWGADLRAALGGSQDVVLAGVSTDCCVLSTALGAADAGVRIRVAADACAGLSDADHQRALDAMALYAPLIEISDSSRILDELR from the coding sequence GTGACCGACGCGGGCGGACCCACCCTCGTCGTCGTCGACATGCAGCAGGTGTTCGGCGACCCCGCCAGTCCGTGGTTCACCCCCAAGTTCTCCGAGGCGGAGGCGGTCATCGCCGGGATGGTGCCGGCGTTCGGCGACCGCGTGATCTTCACCCGCTTCGTCGCGCCCGAGCGGCCCGAGGGCGCGTGGGTGCCCTACTACGAGCAGTGGCCGTTCGCGCTGATGCCCGAGGACGACCCGATCTACGACCTGGTGCTCGCCTTCCGCGACACCGGGCACCCGGTGGTCACAGAGACCACGTTCGGCAAGTGGGGCGCCGACCTGCGCGCGGCGCTCGGCGGGTCTCAGGATGTGGTGCTCGCCGGCGTCTCCACCGACTGCTGCGTGCTCAGCACGGCTCTCGGCGCCGCGGACGCGGGGGTCCGCATCCGGGTCGCCGCGGACGCGTGCGCCGGGCTGTCCGACGCCGACCACCAGCGGGCCCTGGATGCGATGGCGCTGTACGCCCCGCTGATCGAGATCTCGGACAGCAGTCGCATCCTGGACGAGCTCCGGTAG
- a CDS encoding cytosine permease: protein MTSTGEDAPDTRTGAASAFDVELNGLNTIHEDERHGRPRDLFWPWFGANVSVFGLSYGSFLLGFGISFWQATIVGVVGIVASFLLCGVIALAGKRGSAPTMVLSRAVFGVEGNRVPSFLSWLLTVGWETVLVSLAALATATVFQQLGWEGGWVTKLVALIVVVALVIVGGVVGFHLIMRMQMVITIVTGALTVVYILLVLNHIDLGAVAALPAGDAPHVIGGFVFMLTGFGLGWVNAAADYSRYLPRSARSGGVVGWTTFGSSLAPVILLIFGILLAGSSSKLSEAIAADPIGALASLLPTWFLVPFVIVAVLGLVGGAVLDIYSSGLALLSVGVRVPRYVAAGIDGVIMTAGAIYVVFFATDFLGPFQGFLITLGVPIAAWCGIFVADIQLRRRDYAEADLYDRRGRYGAVRWLPIALIVIGTAIGWGLVTNGSASWLAWQGYLLGPIGGTQGDWAYANLGVLVALVIGYLGTLLFSRAAVRRQEER from the coding sequence ATGACCAGCACCGGTGAGGATGCGCCCGACACCCGTACGGGCGCGGCATCCGCCTTCGACGTCGAGCTCAACGGGCTCAACACCATCCACGAGGACGAGCGGCACGGACGTCCACGCGACCTGTTCTGGCCGTGGTTCGGCGCGAACGTGTCCGTCTTCGGCCTGAGCTATGGATCGTTCCTGCTCGGGTTCGGCATCTCGTTCTGGCAGGCGACCATCGTCGGCGTGGTCGGCATCGTCGCTTCGTTCCTGCTGTGCGGGGTCATCGCCCTGGCCGGCAAGCGCGGGTCGGCGCCCACCATGGTGCTGAGCCGCGCGGTGTTCGGGGTGGAGGGCAACCGCGTCCCGTCGTTCCTCTCCTGGCTGCTGACGGTCGGGTGGGAGACGGTTCTCGTGTCGCTGGCGGCGCTCGCCACCGCGACCGTGTTCCAGCAGCTCGGCTGGGAGGGCGGCTGGGTGACCAAGCTGGTCGCCCTGATCGTCGTCGTCGCGCTGGTGATCGTCGGCGGCGTGGTCGGCTTCCACCTGATCATGCGCATGCAGATGGTCATCACCATCGTGACCGGCGCGCTGACCGTGGTCTACATCCTGCTCGTCCTCAACCACATCGACCTCGGCGCCGTCGCGGCCCTGCCGGCCGGTGACGCGCCCCACGTCATCGGCGGGTTCGTGTTCATGCTCACCGGCTTCGGCCTGGGCTGGGTGAACGCGGCCGCCGACTACTCCCGTTACCTGCCCCGCAGCGCCCGCAGCGGGGGAGTGGTGGGATGGACGACCTTCGGCTCGTCGCTCGCCCCGGTCATCCTGCTGATCTTCGGCATCCTGCTCGCCGGGTCGTCGTCGAAGCTGAGCGAGGCGATCGCCGCGGACCCGATCGGCGCGCTCGCCTCCCTGCTGCCGACCTGGTTCCTGGTGCCGTTCGTGATCGTCGCCGTGCTGGGGCTCGTCGGCGGCGCGGTGCTCGACATCTACTCGTCCGGGCTGGCGCTGCTCAGCGTCGGCGTCCGGGTGCCGCGGTACGTCGCGGCCGGCATCGACGGCGTCATCATGACCGCCGGCGCCATCTACGTCGTGTTCTTCGCGACCGACTTCCTCGGCCCGTTCCAGGGCTTCCTGATCACCCTCGGGGTGCCGATCGCCGCCTGGTGCGGCATCTTCGTCGCCGACATCCAGCTCCGCCGTCGCGACTACGCGGAGGCGGACCTGTACGACCGGCGCGGCCGCTACGGCGCGGTCCGCTGGCTCCCCATCGCGCTCATCGTCATCGGTACCGCGATCGGGTGGGGCCTGGTGACGAACGGCTCCGCGTCGTGGCTGGCGTGGCAGGGCTACCTGCTCGGCCCGATCGGCGGCACGCAGGGCGACTGGGCCTACGCGAACCTGGGCGTGCTCGTCGCGCTGGTGATCGGCTACCTCGGCACGCTGCTGTTCTCGCGGGCCGCCGTGCGCCGACAGGAGGAGCGGTGA
- the purU gene encoding formyltetrahydrofolate deformylase produces the protein MTDSTASNHWVLTFSCADRPGIVHAVSGAIVAARGNITESQQFASTDTGRFFMRLQVESEAGRDEFEQALAPVVDRFGMTHRVDNVGRPLRTLVLVSKAAHCLNDLLFRQRAGQLPVEIPLVLSNHDTLSDLAGFYGVPFEAQAVHGPDSKAAFEARILEAVEEHDIELVVLARYMQILSPELCERLAGRAINIHHSFLPGFKGANPYRQAHARGVKLIGATAHFVTSDLDEGPIIEQNVVRVDHTQSVQELVAIGQDEESRTLTQAVKWFAEDRVLLDGARTIIFR, from the coding sequence GTGACCGACTCCACCGCCTCCAACCACTGGGTGCTCACGTTCAGCTGCGCCGACCGCCCCGGGATCGTGCACGCCGTCAGCGGCGCGATCGTCGCGGCGCGCGGCAACATCACCGAGAGCCAGCAGTTCGCGAGCACCGACACCGGCCGGTTCTTCATGCGGCTGCAGGTCGAGTCGGAGGCCGGGCGGGACGAGTTCGAGCAGGCGCTGGCTCCGGTGGTCGATCGGTTCGGGATGACGCACCGCGTCGACAACGTCGGGCGGCCGCTGCGCACGCTCGTGCTGGTGTCGAAGGCGGCGCACTGCCTCAACGACCTGCTGTTCCGCCAGCGGGCCGGCCAGCTGCCGGTCGAGATCCCGCTGGTGCTGTCCAACCACGACACGCTGAGCGACCTGGCCGGCTTCTACGGGGTGCCGTTCGAGGCGCAGGCGGTGCACGGTCCGGACTCCAAGGCGGCGTTCGAGGCGCGCATCCTGGAGGCGGTCGAGGAGCACGACATCGAGCTGGTCGTGCTCGCCCGGTACATGCAGATCCTGTCGCCGGAGCTGTGCGAGCGACTCGCCGGACGCGCGATCAACATCCACCACTCCTTCCTCCCCGGCTTCAAGGGCGCGAACCCGTACCGCCAGGCGCACGCCCGCGGCGTGAAGCTGATCGGAGCCACCGCCCACTTCGTCACCAGCGACCTGGACGAGGGGCCGATCATCGAGCAGAACGTCGTGCGCGTCGACCACACCCAGTCGGTGCAGGAGCTCGTGGCGATCGGGCAGGACGAGGAGAGCCGCACGCTGACGCAGGCCGTGAAGTGGTTCGCCGAGGACCGCGTGCTGCTCGACGGCGCCCGCACCATCATCTTCCGCTGA
- a CDS encoding YrdB family protein, with protein sequence MTSAPDQQASFKLGVNDVVRFLLELFAIVSLAIWGFVAWPLPWNIVVGIGAPVVAILLWALFRSPRAVLHVDAFVKAIVEVVVMASAAFAWWDLGQPVVAIVFAVVATVSGVINGRREFA encoded by the coding sequence GTGACTTCCGCCCCCGATCAGCAGGCCTCCTTCAAGCTGGGCGTCAACGACGTCGTGCGCTTCCTGCTCGAGCTGTTCGCGATCGTCTCGCTGGCCATCTGGGGCTTCGTCGCGTGGCCGCTGCCCTGGAACATCGTCGTCGGGATCGGCGCACCCGTCGTCGCGATCCTGCTCTGGGCGCTGTTCCGGTCGCCGCGCGCCGTGCTTCACGTGGACGCGTTCGTGAAGGCCATCGTCGAGGTCGTCGTCATGGCGTCCGCCGCGTTCGCCTGGTGGGACCTCGGCCAGCCGGTCGTCGCGATCGTCTTCGCGGTCGTCGCGACGGTGAGCGGGGTCATCAACGGCCGGCGCGAGTTCGCATGA
- the nagA gene encoding N-acetylglucosamine-6-phosphate deacetylase, whose translation MSRLVVHSARKVDADGQVDDFWLVADGAQIIATGTGIGWRESASEGATVVDAEGHWLTPGFIDLHCHGGGGHPYDDGIDDLRAALATHRAHGTTRSLISHVANPLPALRETLAIVAELTASDPLVLGSHLEGPFLAPERRGAHDARYLLDPEPETVEALIGAARGTLRTATIAPELPNALESIGVLIEAGVVVGVGHTTADYAQAARAFEVGARLLTHAFNAMPGIHHRAPGPVMAAIDNRDVTLELILDGLHVHPSVAGLLFREAPGRVALVTDAMAAAGATDGNYHLGGLNVTVHDGLAVLSGTDTIAGSTLTQDVALRNAVTRAGVDPVAAVTALTRTPAHVLGEEHRLGRLHTGYVADAVLLDHDWRVRTVVADGAVLPR comes from the coding sequence ATGAGCCGCCTCGTCGTCCACAGCGCCCGCAAGGTGGATGCGGATGGGCAGGTCGACGACTTCTGGCTCGTCGCCGACGGGGCGCAGATCATCGCGACCGGGACGGGGATCGGCTGGCGCGAATCGGCCTCCGAGGGCGCGACGGTCGTCGACGCCGAGGGCCACTGGCTGACCCCGGGTTTCATCGACCTGCACTGCCACGGCGGCGGAGGCCATCCGTACGACGACGGCATCGACGACCTGCGCGCCGCGCTGGCGACGCACCGCGCGCACGGCACCACCCGCTCCCTCATCTCGCACGTCGCGAATCCGCTCCCCGCGCTCCGCGAGACCCTCGCGATCGTCGCCGAGCTGACCGCATCCGATCCCCTAGTGCTCGGCTCGCACCTCGAGGGCCCGTTCCTCGCCCCCGAGCGGCGCGGCGCGCACGACGCGCGGTACCTGCTCGACCCGGAGCCGGAGACCGTGGAGGCGCTGATCGGCGCCGCGCGCGGAACCCTCCGCACCGCGACCATCGCCCCCGAGCTGCCGAACGCGCTGGAGTCGATCGGCGTGCTGATCGAGGCCGGCGTGGTGGTCGGCGTCGGGCACACGACCGCGGACTACGCGCAGGCGGCCCGCGCGTTCGAGGTGGGCGCCCGGCTGCTGACGCACGCGTTCAACGCGATGCCCGGCATCCACCACCGCGCCCCCGGCCCCGTGATGGCGGCCATCGACAACCGCGACGTGACGCTGGAGCTGATCCTCGACGGGCTGCACGTGCATCCCTCGGTCGCCGGACTGCTGTTCCGGGAGGCGCCCGGCCGCGTCGCCCTCGTGACCGATGCGATGGCTGCCGCCGGTGCGACCGATGGGAACTACCACCTCGGCGGGCTCAACGTGACGGTGCACGACGGCCTCGCGGTGCTGTCCGGCACGGACACGATCGCCGGTTCGACGCTCACCCAGGATGTCGCCCTGCGCAACGCCGTCACCCGCGCCGGCGTCGACCCGGTCGCCGCGGTCACAGCTCTCACGCGTACCCCGGCGCACGTGCTGGGCGAGGAGCACCGGCTCGGCCGCCTGCACACGGGCTACGTCGCCGACGCGGTGCTGCTCGACCACGACTGGCGCGTGCGCACGGTCGTCGCCGACGGCGCCGTCCTCCCCCGCTGA